One window of Nicotiana tomentosiformis chromosome 11, ASM39032v3, whole genome shotgun sequence genomic DNA carries:
- the LOC104087313 gene encoding protein FEZ-like — translation MMEEKRNESEGKIDEMMLPGFRFHPTDEELVGFYLRRKIQHKTLSIELIKQLDIYKFDPWDLPKLATIGEREWYFFCPRDRKYRNSTRPNRVTGAGFWKATGTDRPIYSSEGSKCIGLKKSLVFYKGRAAKGTKTDWMMHEFRLPSITDSSTPKRFLDKNIPPNDSWAICRIFKKANSNTHRALSHSWVSPQISSNTTPYFQTSNHFTPNEMSFIAKSASSAIQFSNDLQNSSMASFSPIDLPPYRTINPITTSHRHPQQISISNHDSTTSYTLSNSCTNLNIDASSLLLNMSSSILGDYNNFSITLPENIEENQIQEAGNLVKELPNVNVDHMQEQWGNVRSVIGFPVNADIDAWKSNLLWDSSPCPSEMSTSYSTN, via the exons ATGAtggaagagaaaagaaatgaatcaGAAGGGAAAATAGATGAAATGATGCTTCCAGGGTTTCGTTTTCATCCAACAGATGAAGAATTAGTAGgattttatcttaggagaaagatacAACACAAAACTCTCTCCATTGAGCTTATTAAGCAACTTGACATCTATAAGTTTGATCCATGGGATCTTCCAA AGTTGGCAACTATTGGAGAGAGAGAATGGTATTTCTTCTGTCCAAGGGATAGAAAGTATAGAAATAGTACAAGGCCAAATAGAGTAACTGGGGCTGGTTTTTGGAAAGCCACAGGAACTGACAGGCCAATCTACTCTTCTGAAGGTTCAAAATGCATTGGCTTAAAGAAATCACTGGTTTTCTACAAAGGTAGAGCAGCTAAAGGGACGAAAACTGACTGGATGATGCATGAGTTTCGCTTGCCTTCCATCACTGACTCTTCCACACCAAAGAGATTTTTGGACAAAAATATTCCTCCTAAT GACTCATGGGCAATTTGTAGGATATTCAAGAAAGCTAACTCCAATACACACAGAGCTCTTTCTCATTCTTGGGTGTCCCCTCAAATATCCTCAAATACCACACCATACTTTCAAACAAGTAACCACTTCACACCAAATGAAATGTCATTCATAGCCAAGAGTGCAAGTTCAGCCATCCAATTTAGCAATGACTTACAAAACTCATCTATGGCTAGCTTCTCTCCAATAGATTTACCTCCTTATAGAACCATAAATCCAATAACTACTAGTCATAGACATCCTCaacaaatttccatctcaaaccaTGACTCCACCACAAGTTATACACTCTCTAATTCATGTACCAACCTAAATATTGATGCTTCTTCTTTGCTACTAAACATGTCATCCTCCATACTTGGAGATTATAACAACTTTTCAATCACATTACCAGAGAACATTGAAGAGAATCAAATTCAAGAAGCAGGAAATTTGGTGAAAGAATTACCAAATGTGAATGTGGATCATATGCAAGAACAGTGGGGAAATGTTAGATCTGTTATTGGATTTCCCGTTAATGCTGATATTGATGCATGGAAGTCGAATTTGCTATGGGATTCTTCACCTTGTCCTAGTGAAATGTCCACTAGTTATTCTACTAATTAA